A single Cupriavidus sp. D39 DNA region contains:
- a CDS encoding IS110 family transposase: MVLKEWLEPDAGRLARPVLRGRRRSNASLLPDQLYWVDPETGEIQNRRFQRQKLIEFLAQRKGRVALEACGSGHWWARKLLEMGYEVKLLHAKYVRPFVRTNKTDAADARAIWTAAQQPGMPAVTPKTVEQQATLVLHRMREQHIKMRTMMINALRGALYEFGLSFKKGRQAGLAEMRERLAEVEEDVPARVFEALREQFELVGRLDKGIEQLEGQIKAWSQTQPACKRLMAIPGIGMLTATALLATIGDAQGFESGRQLSAYLGLVPRQRGTGGKVQLGAISKRGDCYLRMLLIHGARAVVYRAKDKGAWCDQLARRRPSNVTVVAMANKAARIAWAVLRGKEPYERDHELKKAETARQMADSALGQLRLPKP; encoded by the coding sequence ATGGTGCTGAAGGAATGGCTTGAGCCGGATGCGGGGCGACTCGCACGTCCGGTTCTTAGGGGGCGGCGGCGCAGTAATGCGTCGCTGCTACCCGACCAGCTGTACTGGGTTGACCCTGAGACTGGCGAGATACAAAACCGGCGATTCCAGCGTCAAAAGCTGATCGAGTTCCTAGCTCAGCGCAAAGGACGCGTGGCGCTGGAGGCATGCGGCAGCGGGCACTGGTGGGCTCGCAAGCTCCTCGAGATGGGCTATGAGGTGAAGCTGCTGCACGCGAAATACGTCCGTCCATTCGTGCGAACCAACAAGACAGATGCGGCGGATGCGCGCGCGATCTGGACGGCGGCGCAACAGCCGGGCATGCCGGCAGTGACGCCGAAGACAGTGGAGCAGCAGGCGACACTGGTGTTGCATCGGATGCGAGAGCAGCACATCAAGATGCGCACGATGATGATCAATGCCTTGCGCGGCGCGCTCTATGAGTTTGGCTTGAGCTTCAAGAAGGGGCGTCAGGCGGGCTTGGCGGAGATGCGCGAGCGGCTGGCCGAAGTGGAGGAAGACGTGCCGGCGAGGGTGTTCGAGGCGTTGCGCGAACAGTTCGAGCTGGTCGGTCGGCTAGACAAAGGCATTGAGCAGTTGGAGGGACAGATCAAGGCCTGGTCCCAAACGCAGCCGGCGTGCAAGCGGCTGATGGCGATTCCAGGGATCGGCATGCTCACGGCCACGGCGCTGCTAGCGACGATCGGCGATGCGCAGGGCTTCGAATCGGGGCGGCAACTGTCGGCCTACCTGGGGCTGGTGCCGCGCCAGCGTGGCACTGGGGGCAAGGTGCAATTGGGGGCGATTAGCAAACGCGGAGACTGTTACCTGCGCATGCTGCTGATCCACGGTGCCAGAGCAGTCGTGTACCGGGCCAAGGACAAAGGGGCCTGGTGCGACCAACTGGCGCGCCGACGCCCGTCCAACGTGACGGTGGTGGCGATGGCCAACAAGGCGGCAAGAATTGCCTGGGCGGTGCTGAGGGGCAAGGAGCCGTATGAAAGAGACCACGAGCTGAAGAAGGCGGAGACGGCCAGGCAAATGGCGGATTCCGCGCTAGGTCAGCTGCGCCTACCAAAACCGTAG
- a CDS encoding IS630 family transposase, giving the protein MRRLEIADAQIMQLAIRQEIERSEESRYDHRLHGVLLVSIGYSCTEVGQMFGQAATTVQRWVRRFERGGFDGLREGERPGRPRALNDSQWRRIEADLRKTPRDFGFEAGLWDGPVLSEHLRQRYGIKLGVRQCQRLFRQMGFRLRKPRPQVAQSDPVRVAAVKKLRRLAKRDDIELWSLDECHFQQHGSRCRMWVAPEIRDPVLMHAPTRKSVACFGAVSLSTGRFVWQVCPVFNAETFASFLRQLLRHRRRGKRIVVVLDNAKYHHAVLLKPLLHKYRRHMTLLFLPPYSPQLAPIERVWKLTRRLGLHNRYFATLVEVLSAVDACFQQWKRPNEVLRRLCCII; this is encoded by the coding sequence ATGCGCAGACTCGAGATTGCAGACGCACAGATCATGCAGTTGGCGATTCGACAGGAGATCGAGCGAAGCGAGGAGTCGCGGTATGACCACCGCCTGCACGGGGTGCTGCTGGTCAGCATCGGTTACTCGTGCACTGAAGTGGGCCAGATGTTCGGTCAAGCGGCCACGACAGTTCAGCGATGGGTCCGACGTTTCGAGCGGGGCGGTTTCGACGGATTGCGGGAAGGTGAACGGCCCGGTCGCCCGCGTGCGTTGAATGACTCGCAATGGCGTCGCATCGAGGCGGATCTGCGCAAGACACCACGCGACTTCGGATTTGAAGCGGGCCTGTGGGATGGGCCCGTTCTATCGGAGCACTTGCGTCAGCGCTATGGCATCAAGCTGGGCGTGCGGCAGTGCCAGAGGCTGTTTCGCCAGATGGGTTTCCGGCTGCGCAAGCCGCGCCCGCAGGTCGCCCAGTCTGATCCTGTTCGCGTTGCGGCGGTAAAAAAACTGCGGCGACTGGCAAAGCGCGACGACATTGAGTTATGGAGCCTGGACGAATGCCATTTCCAGCAACACGGATCGCGCTGTCGCATGTGGGTGGCCCCGGAAATCCGCGATCCGGTGTTGATGCATGCGCCGACGCGAAAGTCGGTGGCATGTTTTGGCGCCGTCAGTCTGAGCACGGGTCGCTTCGTCTGGCAGGTATGCCCTGTCTTCAACGCAGAAACGTTTGCATCCTTTCTTCGCCAACTACTGCGCCATCGACGTCGCGGCAAGCGCATCGTCGTGGTCCTGGACAACGCCAAGTACCACCATGCCGTTCTGCTCAAACCGTTACTGCACAAATACAGGCGGCACATGACGTTGTTGTTCCTGCCACCATACAGCCCGCAACTGGCGCCTATCGAACGCGTATGGAAACTGACACGGCGCCTGGGGTTACATAACCGGTACTTCGCCACCCTCGTAGAAGTTCTCTCGGCAGTCGACGCCTGCTTCCAGCAATGGAAGAGACCAAACGAGGTACTACGACGACTATGCTGCATTATTTAA
- a CDS encoding IS1634 family transposase, producing MPARTGTAHVVTTTRKYKDQVYRTHLLRRSYREDGVVKNETLGNLSHLPEALIEIIRRSLKGETFVPLGEAFEVTRSRAHGHVQAVATAMQRLGFASLIASKPSRERDLVLAMVAARIAAPHTKLATTRWWHTSTLAEDFGVTEANENDLYAAMDWLLARQGTIQKKLAARHLSAGGLVLYDLSSSYFEGSTCPLAKLGYSRDGKKGLLQVNYGLLTDARGCPVAVSVHEGNVADSQTFMPEVRRLQEEFGLSRLVMVGDRGMISSKAIDQMREGGDLGWITALKSASIRPLLEQGQLQLGLFDERNLLELSSPDYPGERLVACRNPELARLRAHKREDLLAATEACLQPIVARVQAGKLAGRDQIGLRVGKVIDKYKVAKHFALSIDDAAFTFSRNSEGIAREAALDGLYIIRTSVSAAQMDSAECVRNYKALANVERAFRSLKTVDLKVRPIHHRTADRVRAHILLCRLAYYVEWHMREAWRELMFADPDQAAKATRDPVAPAVRSAPALAKAARHTLDDGTPVHSFSSLMAELAAIVRNTCRTPSAGAEVPTFELVTTANAKQKQALDLLQQIRV from the coding sequence ATGCCAGCACGAACCGGAACCGCTCACGTCGTTACGACGACCCGCAAGTACAAGGACCAGGTCTATCGCACCCACCTGTTGCGGCGCAGTTACCGCGAGGACGGCGTGGTCAAGAACGAGACGCTGGGCAACCTGTCCCACTTGCCCGAGGCACTGATCGAGATCATCCGCCGCTCGCTCAAGGGCGAGACCTTCGTGCCGCTGGGCGAGGCGTTCGAGGTGACACGCTCGCGCGCTCACGGCCACGTGCAGGCGGTGGCCACGGCCATGCAGCGTCTGGGCTTTGCCTCGCTGATCGCCTCCAAGCCCTCGCGCGAGCGCGACCTGGTGCTGGCGATGGTGGCCGCGCGCATCGCGGCGCCGCACACGAAGCTGGCCACCACGCGCTGGTGGCACACCAGCACCCTGGCGGAGGACTTCGGCGTGACCGAGGCCAACGAGAACGACCTGTACGCGGCAATGGACTGGCTGCTCGCGCGCCAGGGCACAATCCAGAAGAAGCTCGCCGCGCGCCACTTGAGCGCCGGTGGCCTGGTGCTGTATGACCTGAGCTCCAGCTACTTCGAGGGCAGCACCTGCCCGCTGGCCAAGCTTGGCTACAGCCGCGATGGCAAGAAGGGGCTGCTACAGGTCAACTACGGCTTGCTCACCGATGCGCGCGGCTGCCCAGTGGCGGTGTCGGTGCATGAGGGCAACGTCGCCGACAGCCAGACCTTCATGCCCGAGGTGCGGCGCCTGCAAGAGGAATTTGGTCTCTCCCGATTGGTCATGGTGGGCGATCGCGGCATGATCTCCAGCAAGGCCATCGACCAGATGCGTGAGGGCGGTGACCTGGGCTGGATCACCGCGCTCAAGAGCGCCTCGATCCGCCCGCTGCTCGAGCAAGGGCAACTGCAGCTTGGCCTGTTCGACGAGCGCAATCTGCTGGAGCTGAGTTCACCGGACTATCCGGGCGAGCGGCTGGTGGCGTGCCGCAATCCGGAACTGGCCAGGCTACGTGCCCACAAGCGAGAAGATTTGTTGGCGGCCACCGAGGCGTGCCTGCAGCCGATCGTTGCCCGCGTGCAGGCGGGCAAGCTTGCCGGGCGCGATCAGATCGGCCTGCGCGTGGGCAAGGTGATCGACAAGTACAAGGTGGCCAAGCACTTTGCGCTGAGCATCGACGACGCGGCCTTCACGTTCAGCCGCAACAGCGAGGGCATCGCCCGCGAGGCGGCGCTCGACGGCCTCTACATCATCCGCACTTCGGTGAGTGCGGCGCAGATGGACTCGGCCGAGTGCGTGCGCAACTACAAGGCGCTGGCCAACGTGGAGCGCGCGTTCCGTTCGCTAAAAACGGTGGACCTGAAGGTGCGGCCAATCCATCACCGCACGGCCGATCGGGTGCGTGCGCATATCCTGCTGTGCAGGCTGGCCTACTACGTCGAATGGCACATGCGCGAGGCTTGGCGCGAACTGATGTTCGCCGACCCGGATCAGGCCGCCAAGGCCACGCGTGATCCGGTGGCGCCTGCCGTGCGCTCTGCGCCAGCGCTGGCCAAGGCGGCGCGCCACACACTTGACGACGGCACGCCCGTGCACAGCTTCTCGAGCTTGATGGCCGAACTCGCCGCGATCGTGCGTAACACCTGCCGTACACCCAGCGCTGGCGCTGAAGTGCCGACGTTCGAACTCGTCACCACGGCAAACGCGAAACAGAAGCAGGCTCTGGATTTGCTTCAGCAAATCCGCGTGTAG
- a CDS encoding GNAT family N-acetyltransferase: MARFIEPVTLRGQHALLEPLGLEHEAEVQAAVADGELWKLWYTSVPAPDQVRAWTDTALQMREQQGAMPFVIREIRDGVPGAVVGATRYFNVDGANRRLEIGHTWHAQRVQRSAVNTECKLMLLTHAFEQLACIAVEFRTHWMNHQSRTAIARLGAKQDGVLRNHQRMPDGSLRDTVVFSIIASEWPTVKRHLQYRLDLPGRAS, from the coding sequence ATGGCACGCTTTATCGAACCCGTCACCCTGCGCGGCCAGCACGCCCTGCTGGAGCCGCTCGGCCTCGAGCATGAGGCCGAGGTGCAGGCCGCCGTCGCCGATGGCGAACTGTGGAAGCTCTGGTACACCTCGGTGCCGGCGCCGGACCAGGTGCGCGCGTGGACCGACACCGCGCTGCAGATGCGCGAGCAACAAGGCGCGATGCCGTTCGTGATCCGCGAGATCCGCGACGGCGTGCCGGGCGCGGTGGTGGGCGCGACGCGCTACTTCAATGTCGACGGCGCCAACCGGCGCCTCGAGATCGGCCACACGTGGCATGCGCAGCGCGTGCAGCGCAGCGCCGTGAACACCGAATGCAAGCTGATGCTGCTCACGCACGCGTTCGAGCAGCTGGCGTGCATCGCGGTGGAATTCCGCACGCACTGGATGAACCACCAGAGCCGCACCGCCATCGCCCGTCTTGGCGCCAAGCAGGACGGCGTGCTGCGCAACCACCAGCGCATGCCCGACGGATCCCTCCGGGACACCGTGGTGTTCTCCATCATCGCCAGCGAATGGCCGACGGTGAAGCGCCACCTGCAATACCGCCTGGACCTGCCGGGGCGCGCCTCGTGA
- a CDS encoding AAA family ATPase: MSNTTNASQNQQNRFEGTQQYVATDDLKLAVNAARALQRPLLIKGEPGTGKTMLAEEVAAALGMPLLQWHIKSTTKAQQGLYEYDAVSRLRDSQLGDDRVHDIRNYIIKGVLWQAFEADQQVVLLIDEIDKADIEFPNDLLREIDRMEFYVYETRELVKARHRPLVIITSNNEKELPDAFLRRCFFHYIKFPDAETMQRIVDVHYPGIKRELVAAALESFYEMRNLPGLKKKPSTSELIDWLKLLMAEDIPPEALKSPDKKAAIPPLHGALLKNEQDVHLFERLVFMNRANR, encoded by the coding sequence ATGTCCAACACCACCAACGCCAGCCAGAACCAGCAAAACCGTTTCGAAGGCACGCAGCAGTACGTTGCCACCGATGACCTCAAGCTGGCCGTCAATGCCGCGCGCGCGCTGCAGCGCCCGCTCCTGATCAAGGGCGAGCCCGGCACCGGCAAGACCATGCTGGCCGAGGAGGTGGCCGCAGCACTCGGCATGCCCCTGCTGCAGTGGCATATCAAATCCACCACCAAGGCACAGCAGGGCCTGTACGAATACGACGCGGTGTCGCGCCTGCGCGATTCGCAGCTGGGCGACGACCGCGTCCACGACATCCGCAACTACATCATCAAGGGCGTGCTGTGGCAGGCCTTCGAGGCCGACCAGCAAGTGGTGCTGCTGATCGACGAGATCGACAAGGCCGACATCGAATTCCCCAACGACCTGCTGCGCGAAATCGACCGCATGGAGTTCTATGTGTACGAGACGCGCGAACTGGTCAAGGCGCGCCACCGCCCGCTGGTGATCATCACCTCGAACAACGAGAAGGAACTGCCCGACGCCTTCCTGCGACGCTGCTTCTTCCACTACATCAAGTTCCCCGATGCCGAGACCATGCAGCGCATCGTCGACGTGCACTATCCCGGCATCAAGCGCGAGCTGGTGGCCGCCGCGCTCGAGTCCTTCTACGAGATGCGCAACCTGCCAGGCCTGAAGAAGAAGCCCTCCACCTCCGAGCTGATCGACTGGCTCAAGCTGCTGATGGCCGAGGACATTCCACCCGAAGCGCTCAAGAGCCCGGACAAGAAGGCCGCGATCCCGCCGCTGCACGGCGCGCTGCTGAAGAACGAGCAGGACGTGCACCTGTTCGAGCGCCTCGTCTTCATGAACCGCGCCAACCGCTAA
- a CDS encoding c-type cytochrome, with protein sequence MKKLLTMVVLGAAATAAQAQEVKGNVDAAKNKVAMCIGCHGIPGYRASFPEVYQVPLLGGQNAKYIENALKEYQKGERKHPTMRGIAATLTDQDIADVAAYYAQQSSSTQNNTQK encoded by the coding sequence ATGAAAAAGCTCCTCACGATGGTGGTGCTGGGCGCGGCCGCAACGGCTGCGCAAGCCCAGGAAGTCAAGGGCAATGTGGACGCCGCCAAAAACAAGGTCGCGATGTGTATTGGTTGCCATGGCATTCCCGGCTATCGCGCCTCCTTCCCCGAGGTGTACCAGGTGCCCCTGCTCGGCGGCCAGAACGCCAAATACATCGAGAATGCGCTCAAGGAATACCAGAAGGGCGAGCGCAAGCACCCGACCATGCGTGGCATTGCCGCGACCCTGACCGACCAGGACATCGCCGACGTGGCTGCCTACTACGCGCAGCAGTCTTCCAGCACGCAAAACAACACCCAGAAGTAA
- a CDS encoding c-type cytochrome, producing MNTLKTLSLAIGALVLGASAITASAADLAHGKALVEKGNCVACHGAGMNAPITPDYPKLAGQHADYLYHALAAYQITGNPQVGRTNAIMAGQVNANPGVTGKDGKPRPFTRDELKDIAAYIESLPGGLVLKK from the coding sequence ATGAATACGCTTAAGACGCTTTCGCTCGCGATCGGCGCACTCGTGCTGGGCGCCTCGGCCATCACCGCCTCGGCTGCCGACCTCGCGCACGGCAAGGCGCTGGTGGAGAAGGGCAACTGCGTGGCCTGCCACGGTGCCGGCATGAACGCCCCCATTACGCCGGATTACCCGAAGCTGGCCGGCCAGCACGCCGACTATCTGTACCACGCACTGGCCGCCTACCAGATCACCGGCAACCCGCAGGTGGGCCGCACCAACGCCATCATGGCCGGCCAGGTCAACGCCAACCCCGGCGTGACGGGCAAGGACGGCAAGCCGCGTCCCTTCACCCGGGATGAGCTGAAGGATATCGCTGCCTACATCGAATCGCTGCCGGGTGGGCTGGTCCTGAAGAAGTAA
- a CDS encoding helix-turn-helix transcriptional regulator, with amino-acid sequence MLTVSRCQDAQTLSMLARLTAREQQVLRWLAHGKTDREIAGMLGISARTVQKHLQHVYVKLGVENRTAAVMRGLELDPGPAMVRPEIVAGPMPDACQAP; translated from the coding sequence ATGCTCACAGTCAGCCGCTGCCAGGATGCCCAGACGCTCTCCATGCTCGCCAGGCTGACCGCGCGCGAGCAGCAAGTGCTGCGCTGGCTGGCGCACGGCAAGACGGACCGCGAGATCGCGGGCATGCTTGGCATCAGCGCCCGTACGGTGCAAAAGCACCTGCAGCATGTGTACGTGAAGCTAGGCGTGGAGAACCGCACCGCCGCCGTGATGCGCGGGCTGGAACTCGATCCGGGACCCGCCATGGTGCGTCCGGAAATTGTGGCCGGCCCGATGCCGGACGCTTGCCAAGCCCCATAA
- a CDS encoding class I SAM-dependent methyltransferase: MAIDEGRLNAFMAQFVQDLGAVMHAATIVVGDTLGLYKALAEKPMTVQVLAEKTHTDERYLLEWLSAQAASGYVAYDPASDLFSLTEEQAFALAQEGSPAFIPGAFQIAVAQFKAIPKIVDAFRNGRGLGWHEHDPSLFHGTERFFRPGYAAHLTSEWIPALEGVQAKLQAGARVADVGCGHGASTIIMAQAYPASAFYGFDYHEPSIRYANEAAARAGLQDRVHFEVAKAKEYGGKDYDLVAVFDCLHDMGDPVGAAAHVRETLRPDGTWMIVEPFANDRLEDNLNPVGRVFYSASTFICTPASRSQEVGLCLGAQSGEARMRSVVQQGGFSRFRRAAQTPFNLIYEARP; this comes from the coding sequence ATGGCGATCGATGAGGGGAGGCTGAACGCCTTCATGGCGCAGTTCGTCCAGGATCTGGGGGCGGTGATGCATGCCGCCACCATCGTGGTCGGCGATACGCTTGGCCTTTACAAAGCCTTGGCCGAGAAACCGATGACCGTACAGGTGCTGGCCGAGAAAACCCATACCGATGAGCGCTACCTGCTCGAGTGGCTGTCCGCGCAGGCGGCCAGCGGCTATGTCGCGTACGACCCGGCCAGCGATCTGTTCAGCCTGACCGAGGAGCAAGCCTTCGCGCTGGCCCAGGAAGGCAGCCCTGCTTTTATTCCCGGTGCCTTCCAGATCGCGGTGGCGCAGTTCAAGGCGATTCCCAAGATCGTGGATGCCTTTCGCAACGGGCGCGGGCTGGGCTGGCATGAACACGATCCGTCACTGTTCCACGGCACCGAGCGGTTTTTCCGCCCGGGCTATGCGGCGCACCTGACTTCGGAATGGATTCCCGCGCTGGAGGGTGTGCAGGCCAAGCTGCAGGCGGGCGCTCGCGTGGCCGACGTGGGCTGCGGGCATGGCGCCTCCACCATCATCATGGCGCAGGCTTACCCGGCATCGGCGTTTTACGGCTTCGATTACCACGAGCCGTCGATCCGCTATGCCAACGAGGCGGCGGCGCGCGCCGGCTTGCAGGATCGCGTGCACTTCGAGGTGGCAAAAGCCAAGGAGTATGGCGGCAAGGACTACGACCTGGTGGCCGTGTTCGACTGCCTGCACGATATGGGCGATCCGGTCGGCGCAGCCGCCCATGTGCGCGAGACCTTGCGTCCGGACGGCACCTGGATGATCGTCGAGCCCTTCGCCAACGACCGGCTCGAAGACAACCTGAACCCGGTCGGCCGGGTCTTCTACTCGGCCTCGACCTTTATCTGCACGCCAGCGTCGCGCTCGCAGGAGGTGGGCCTGTGCCTGGGCGCCCAGTCGGGCGAGGCACGCATGCGCTCGGTGGTGCAGCAGGGCGGGTTTTCGCGTTTTCGCCGGGCGGCGCAAACGCCGTTCAACCTGATCTACGAGGCGCGGCCCTGA
- the tldD gene encoding metalloprotease TldD, whose translation MNAGDLGIRNLATAQQLLLAPYGLDETNLQRVLADIFTHKVDYADLYFQYTRNEAWSLEEGIVKSGSFSIDQGVGVRAVSGDRTAFAYSDDISLDALLKAGAATRTIGRAGSGRVKVASKMASQGGRNLYSPNDPLDSMDAAEKVALLERVERMARAKDPRVVQVMAGLAGEYDVVLVARSDGVIAADVRPLVRVSVTVIAEQNGRREIGSSGGGGRYAYGYFTDELLRKYVDEAVASALVNLEARPAPAGAMTVVLGPGWPGVLLHEAIGHGLEGDFNRKGSSAFAGRMGERVAAKGVTVVDDGTLANRRGSLNLDDEGNPTQCTTLIEDGILKGYIQDTLNARLMKMPVTGNARRESYAALPMPRMTNTYMLNGNRDPQEIIASVKRGLYAVNFGGGQVDITNGKFVFSASEAYLIEDGKITTPVKGATLVGNGPESLKDVTMIGNDMRLDSGVGVCGKEGQSVPVGVGQPTLRIENMTVGGTA comes from the coding sequence ATGAACGCCGGCGACCTCGGAATCCGCAACCTCGCCACCGCCCAGCAATTGCTGCTGGCCCCCTACGGCCTGGACGAAACCAACCTGCAGCGCGTGCTGGCGGATATCTTCACGCATAAGGTCGACTACGCCGACCTCTACTTCCAGTACACCCGCAACGAGGCGTGGAGCCTGGAAGAAGGCATCGTCAAGTCCGGCAGCTTCAGCATCGACCAGGGCGTTGGCGTGCGCGCCGTGTCCGGCGACCGCACCGCCTTCGCCTACTCCGACGACATCAGCCTGGACGCCTTGCTCAAGGCCGGCGCCGCGACCCGCACCATTGGCCGCGCCGGCAGCGGCCGCGTCAAGGTGGCGAGCAAGATGGCCTCCCAGGGCGGGCGCAACCTGTACTCGCCCAACGATCCGCTGGACTCGATGGACGCGGCCGAAAAGGTGGCGCTGCTCGAGCGCGTGGAACGCATGGCCCGCGCCAAGGACCCGCGCGTGGTGCAGGTGATGGCAGGCCTGGCCGGTGAATACGACGTGGTGCTGGTGGCACGCAGCGACGGCGTCATCGCCGCCGACGTGCGCCCGCTGGTGCGCGTGTCGGTCACGGTGATCGCCGAGCAGAACGGGCGCCGCGAGATCGGCTCCTCCGGCGGCGGCGGGCGCTATGCCTACGGCTATTTCACCGACGAGCTGCTGCGCAAGTACGTGGACGAGGCCGTGGCCTCGGCGCTCGTCAACCTCGAGGCGCGCCCGGCTCCGGCCGGTGCCATGACCGTCGTGCTCGGCCCGGGCTGGCCCGGCGTGCTGCTGCACGAGGCCATCGGCCACGGCCTGGAAGGCGACTTCAACCGCAAGGGCTCCTCGGCCTTTGCTGGCCGCATGGGCGAGCGCGTGGCGGCCAAGGGCGTAACCGTGGTGGACGACGGCACGCTGGCCAACCGCCGCGGCTCGCTCAACCTCGACGACGAGGGCAACCCGACCCAGTGCACCACGTTGATCGAGGACGGCATCCTCAAGGGCTATATCCAGGACACGCTCAACGCGCGCCTGATGAAGATGCCGGTGACCGGCAACGCGCGCCGCGAGAGCTACGCCGCGCTGCCGATGCCGCGCATGACCAACACCTACATGCTCAATGGCAACCGCGATCCGCAGGAGATCATCGCCAGCGTCAAGCGCGGCCTCTACGCGGTCAACTTCGGCGGCGGCCAGGTCGACATCACCAACGGCAAGTTCGTGTTCTCCGCCAGCGAGGCCTACCTGATCGAGGACGGCAAGATCACCACGCCGGTCAAGGGCGCCACGCTGGTGGGCAACGGCCCGGAATCGCTCAAGGACGTCACCATGATCGGCAACGACATGCGCCTGGACTCGGGCGTGGGCGTGTGCGGCAAGGAAGGCCAGAGCGTGCCCGTGGGCGTGGGCCAGCCGACCCTGCGCATTGAAAACATGACGGTGGGCGGCACGGCCTGA
- a CDS encoding carbon-nitrogen hydrolase family protein has product MTANASAPAPSTAPSAAPSAAPFRVAAIQTVSGVSPEANLARADALIAQAAKGGAELVLLPEYFCMMGLREGDKVAIRERDGDGPIQSFLADAARRHRIWLVGGTLPMWCEDEDRVYNTSLAYDPRGERAARYDKIHLFGFTRGSESYDESRTILAGQTPVSFDAPCGRVAMSVCYDLRFPELYRQLAAGGGTSLILMPAAFTYTTGQAHWEILLRARAIENQCYVLAAAQGGKHENGRRTWGHSMLIDPWGEVMAVLPEGEGVVSGLIDPARLDEVRQNLPALRHRVL; this is encoded by the coding sequence ATGACCGCAAACGCCTCCGCCCCAGCCCCCAGCACGGCCCCAAGCGCGGCCCCAAGCGCGGCCCCCTTTCGCGTGGCTGCCATCCAGACCGTCAGCGGGGTCTCGCCCGAGGCCAACCTGGCCCGCGCCGACGCGCTGATCGCGCAGGCCGCCAAGGGCGGCGCCGAGCTGGTGTTGCTGCCGGAGTACTTCTGCATGATGGGCCTGCGCGAAGGCGACAAGGTGGCCATCCGCGAGCGCGACGGCGACGGGCCGATCCAGTCATTCCTGGCCGATGCGGCGCGCCGGCACCGTATCTGGCTGGTCGGCGGCACCCTGCCCATGTGGTGCGAGGACGAGGACCGCGTCTACAACACCTCGCTCGCCTACGACCCGCGCGGCGAACGCGCGGCACGCTACGACAAGATCCACCTGTTCGGCTTCACGCGCGGCAGCGAAAGCTACGACGAATCGCGTACCATCCTGGCCGGCCAGACCCCGGTCAGCTTCGATGCGCCCTGTGGACGGGTCGCCATGTCAGTCTGCTATGACCTGCGCTTTCCGGAGCTCTACCGCCAGCTCGCGGCGGGCGGCGGCACCAGCTTGATTTTGATGCCGGCCGCCTTCACCTACACCACCGGCCAGGCGCACTGGGAGATCCTGCTGCGCGCCCGCGCCATCGAAAACCAGTGCTATGTGCTGGCCGCCGCACAGGGCGGAAAGCACGAGAACGGAAGGCGCACCTGGGGCCACTCGATGCTGATCGATCCCTGGGGCGAGGTGATGGCGGTGCTGCCGGAAGGCGAAGGCGTGGTGAGCGGGCTGATCGATCCCGCCCGGCTGGACGAGGTGCGGCAGAACCTGCCTGCGCTGCGCCATCGGGTGCTGTAG